The genomic stretch GTTTCCAGATGTAGTTCAGGGATATGGCACTTAGTTCCTGATCAGGAGGGACCATCCATTAGTCTCTGAAAATGGTTACTGACAATACACAGTATGCTAAGGACATTAGTTTCCTTATGTGAAACTTGACACTTCAGCTTCTTGTCTTATGATGTCATCTAGATTCTGTAATGCATCAGCACTTTTCAACTCTTCCTAAACTTGATTAAAACAACTCTTGCTAAACCATTgctgaccttttttttttgatgttTGGTCATCCATGATGAGAAATTGTCTGATGTAGTAGAAGCACTATGTTTTACCACTGTTAAATGAGGAAAACTATGCTCTGAGTATTAGCATTGCATCTCTAGTCTCTTCACACAGCATACATTCTGATTAGTACAGAAAACGAGTTTGCCTCTATGAATGAGACATGCGTTTAGATTAAGAATTTCAATCATATGTGTTGATGTTTGGTCATCCACTGCTTAGCAATTGCCAGATGTAGTTCAGCAACATGGCGCGCAGTTTCTTTTCTGATCAGGAGGGACAATCCATTAGTAACAATGTATTCAGTAAACTAGCTTTCTTATTGAACTTTATGACTCTTCAGCTTCTTGTTTTGTGCTTCTATTGAAATGTACTAGCTTTCTTATTGAACTTTATGACTCTTCAGCTTCTTGTTTTGTGCTTCTATTGAAATGTACAATGCATCCGCGCTTGTCAACTTTTGCTAAACTGTTTCCCATCTTTTTTCCCCGACAGAGATTGGGCTAGGCTTGACTGGATTTGGAGTTCTCTTCTCATTCCTTGGGATCATTATGCTGTTTGACAAGGGATTCCTGGCAATGGGGAATGTAAGAATAATTCATCCTGTTGATGGATTCTGCCTTCATTCCAGCCTCCTGTTTACTGATACGTACTGCTGTTTGCCATGCTGCCAGATTCTCTTCGTTTCTGGCGTCTTACTGACCATTGGGCTGAAGCCAACCgtgcaattcttcaccaagcctAAGAATCACAAGGTCCTGATAATGATATCATCACTGCGAAAAGCATGCCGTTTCAGTTCCATTTCCATTCTTGTCTCACTGGTGTATCTTATTAATTGTGCAGGGTTCAATCTCTTTCGGGTTTGGCTTTTTCCTGGTCCTCATTGGATGGCCTGCCTTAGGAATGATGGTGGAGTCATACGGTTTCATCATGCTCTTCAGGTTGGTAATTTCTTTACAGTTATTCTTGTATAATTTGCGTGGCTTCTGGCACCTGGCAGTGCATTTTTCTGTCAGCATATGGACTAGAAACATTTGGTCATTGTGTCTGACACCTTCTGAATTTCCTCTCAGCGGTTTCTGGCCAACTGCTGCTGTTTACCTGCAAAAGAGTCCTTCCTTCGGTTGGATATTCCACCATCCCTTTTTGACTTCGGTATGATCTTCATATAGTACAGCACTACAGCTCATTAATCCGTCAGCTCAGCTGCCTTGTTCTCCAGGTGTTTTCCCCCCTTTATCGCTGATGTTTCCTGCCTGTCCGAATTTTGCAGCTGATCACTCGGTTCAGGGGAAGACGGGTCCCGGTGTGATTCGGCTGGCTGCTGGATCGTCCCCAAAGCATATCAAATCGCCTGTACAGAAGTAGACCGATCGACATATGCATTCTGTTCGTTTGTTATTCGTTGATTCTACCCAGTTTAAAGAGAGACGAAAAGGAAGTCGTTGCTGCTGGTATGTGGATCTTACTACGCTGCTGCCAGTAGTCTGTCTCAACGTAGGGTAACTAATCAGTCTTTCTGCAAGAAGGCATTTCTTGGCTGTTAATAAGTAGGTTGATAGATGATGGTGATAGCTTTGGTACTACCTCTTTTCTGAATGCCGATGACTAGGCAGGAGTTGTGAACTGGTTTGGGAAAACCAGCCGTCCTGTGAGAAAGTCATGCTACTCCTATGTTTTTGCTAAACATGACTTCTTGTGAATCTGTGTACCTGTGTCCGGTCGAGTATAACCTTGCATTCTCATCATTTCGTTTTCTCTGTGTCTGTCTCATACTGCACTGTTGCCCGATGTAGTGTTCACTGTACAGCATGTTGCCTGGACGCAGCCCAGTGTTGTTGGGAAGCCCTTCTTGAGTTGAAGGTTCAGTTCCAAGTTCAGACAGTTCTAAATCCAATCCTAATTCCCAAATCTAAAAATTCAGTTCCTCAACTTGCACGTTCTCTCTATAGATGAAAGTTAATTGCAATCCCACAAGGTTCCCCACCTGATTCTAGCTCCCAGTCCCAGACTGAGAATTGTGCTGACGGTCCCAATCCCCAAAACCATGTCCCCAATTGAAATCAGTGCATGTTTTGTATTCAAAtcgatttttttagaattaatTGTGAAGTCCAGAAGGGTGGCTAGCAAAGTGTCCACCCCTCCCGGGAAGGCTGCAGCGCACAATTTTCAGCTAGCAATGCACAACGTGAGCATCCAATCCAAACCCTCTGCATCatctaaaaaaaaatcacgGCTTCAAATCATCGACGCCATAAACAGCGTGAGAAAATAAAAACTTGTTTCCAAACTTCCCTGGATAGATCGGTTGTGCGTAAAAAGGAAACCCACGTTTCCGACTCAAAATTTGCCGGGAgaaacgcgcgcgcgcgcgtgaaagccacgcatcTCGACTCGACTTCGTCTCGGTTTTGGCGCTCGGAGTccgactgccgccgccgccattccaCCACTATAAGTCACCAGGGGGATCGGAGCACCTAGCACATCCCTCCATTAGCCATCTCCCTCCGTCTTCTTCCATCGGATCAATCCGCAAGCTCGATCTCGCGAAGCCGGCGACATGGCGCTGCGCCGCTGGAAGCCATTCTTGGACGCGTTCCCGCTCATCGACACCGCCATcgaggccgccgacgccgacggtcTCCTCTCCCGCGGCGAGATCCGGAGCGCGAGGTCGCGGATCATCGAGATGCTCTgcgacgccgccgacgacgacgacaaggcGGAGGCGCTCTGCGCGCTGCTGGACGAGGCCATGGCGGGGTCGCTGGGCACGCTGCGGGCGGTGCCCGTGGAGAGGATCGCGCTGGCGTCCGGCGacggcctcgtcggcgccgtcgtcgcgctGACGAGGGACCACGCGTCGGAGCGGGTTCGCGGGCTCGCGCGCGACGTCGTGCGCGGGTGGAGGGCGGGCGCCGTGGCCGAATTCGCTAGGGCCAGGGCCGAATTCGCCAGGGCCAAGGCCGACATGGACGTGCTGGACGGCCTCCCGTctactccgccgcctcctccccaggACGACAAGGCGCCCGGGGCCGGCTCCGACGCAAAGACGAAGAAGATCCCGGCGGAACAGCGTCGTCCAAGGAAGACCGCCGTCGTCAGCAGCTGCCGTGTCAGCAAGGCCGAGTCCTACGGCACCTTGCCCAAGAAGAGGGCTCCGGTCGTGAGCACCAGCACCGCCAAGCCGTCGTCAGCGAACACGGGAGCTCCAGCGGTTGTCCCAGCTCGGCCGAAGAAGACGCCGCCCGTCGTCATCAGCTTAGCCACTGAGGAGAGGAAGATGGAGGCCACGAAGCGCAAGCTCCAGGAGAGGTACCAGGAGGCCGAGGACGCGAAGCGGCGGCGCACGATACAGGTGATCAAGCCACCACTGGAACCATCGGGCCAAAGGCAGCGCAACGAGCACCCGGCCTTGAGGGCGCGTGGGCCGGCGAGCTGCGCGGCGGAGAGGCGCTTCATGACGAGGGTTTAGTTAGAGTCAGGGGTTCTTCTACATGTAAACGAATAGACCATTAGAGTCGTGTCTTGCCATTGTTAAGCTAAACTAACTTCTCCGGATGTGATCGTCGTCACTGCATTATTATTGCGACGATGCGACAGATATCCACCTTGTCTTGTACATGTAAACTGAATTGATACTCGTGCAATGTGTTCAAAAGCTTTGAAATAAATTTCACGGATTGTGCTTTTCCGAGCTACTGTGTTATGCTGCCACCGGTAGCTCCACTTAGAATGGGTGTGCTCAGAAGAATCAAACTGGGCCAAGCAGAACTTCCTCAAAGCCATGTAGAAGGCTTATCTTCTGTATTCCTGAAGGCCGACAATGCCACAATTAGATTCTGTAATTTTACGTGTCAGTGTCACCgcattccatttttttttctgacttCCTCTGTTCCAACACAGAACATGGCATCTCTTTTATTTCTGTTTGTCACTCAATCGGAGGAATAAAACAAGGAACAGTACTATGAGGGTGAATATTTCTACTCACATGCACAGCATTTGCATGAATAAAACAAGGAACGGTACTGGAAAAGGACCATATTCCATCAGGAAGGGCAATAAAAACGGTATCTTGCAGTTTGCATAACAACTCGCTCAACCCAGGTAGGAACAACGTCCAGTTGTCACTCTAGTAATACTCCATGAACATGTAAGATTGAATCAGTAGGAACAATGTCTAGTTTTGTCCATACAATTTGAAGCACTCTATTGTACATTTAACTCAGCGCTGGATTTATGACTTCCTGAACTTCAGCTAAAATGTTTCAGAAACCCTGAATTCCGACACCTAATGACGGACCCAATCACCTAAATCCTTGACCAGTCTAATAATATTAACTATAATTGCGATTTGGGAGCCAATCATATACAGAACTGAGTCCACGGTTATCAATATTAAAGTTCAGTGGACGATCAAGATCACAATAATAGAAAAAATGGAAATTACATATACAGAATGATGTCCAGGGTCGTCAATATCAGTAAGTCAATACAATGTCAACATATCTACAACTTACCAAATCATCACTCAGCTATATACATACTTTAAGAACAAACAGAGGTGAAGTGTTGAACTATTGATTGCTTCGGATTGGGTTGCAGCCTTGCTGGTTTCAGCATCTATAATAAGTAAACATCACACCTGTTAGAAGTTCAATCTTTGTTTAGCTACAAGTGCGATCCTGCACGCTAACCGGTCTGATCCTCTAATTACCTAATCGATTCGCTACAACATAGCAACCGAACCTTTTCCAACAGTGAAAATGATTAGGAGTTCCTGATAATCTTAACTGCTTCACTGCCGCTTCTGATGTCACTCATTAAAGCAATTTGATGCAGTAGTTGTGCTATCCTCTGCATAAGGGGAAAAAACAAGAGTTCAATTAGAGTACTGGAATATCAATCACAATACGAACATTTGTTGATCTAATGCACTTCTAACTTCCTTAATCTAGAGTTCCAGACATTGCTCGGTGGTAAATCAGTGACAGCTAGAGATGATAGTCTCTGGAGAAAACAAAAATAGTCTGGTACAATCACCTTAACCTTTTGggtcaaacataaaaaaaaaactcgacctgcggggggtaagacagcccccgagcatttGCTAAGAAGAAGACCTTCTCACGCAGATCGAGAAAACCCCCGAACCCCTGCCCCACCCTTACATAGTGGCACCGTAGCCCGTGTGAGACGGCCAAAGACCTGGGCCGGGCCTTAGACCTATGCTTTGGCGTGGGACAGACGAGGGGATTTTTTTAACCCCAGcctgaaattcgctcccacggggagtcgaacCCAGGACCTGAGGAATGTTATGTTTTGGGTCAAACATAACAATTCGAAATAAAGTTACAAAGCAAAGGAAACATTGGAAACAATCCACCCAATTAAAGATTACATAGTAGAATCCTAAGTGTGCTAATGTGGCAGTATATGTTCTGGATATGAGAACAGCAGTCGTCTTGAAACATTTCATGAAATAATGATACGATTTAATTACACACAAATTTGAAGAAGATAAGAGATAATATGCTAGATTGATTATATTTTGTTAAAAGGTTGCTGGGGCTATAATTGGAAAAGGTAAGCTGTCAAATGAACAAGATGAAAACTCAAGTGGAATGTTTATTTGAAACTCATGAAATATTGGAGGGCGGATGGTACTAGAACTAGTACAGTACAAGGGCAGTATTTCTACTCTGTCATTTATCTCCCTGAACCCAACCTTAACAAGAATATCAATACCTGAATAAAACCCAGCATCAAGAAGAGGACTTCTTGAAAGTGTCAAAGCAATCAATCGATCATCCACGGGGCTCTATAAGACCAAGTATCGAATTATATTATTGGTGTTAAATCCAATAAATCCATTCGTCTCTCAATCTTTCCCACCATCAACAGATGCCAACTGATATAACAAATTCATAGACATTCTCCTTTTAGTAAATCGATGCCATTTACCAACCAATCACTTTCTATATAATCAATTTGACTTCCCCACAAATCAAATTGTGCAATATCGCACTAACAAGTTCTGAATTTGCCACATCTGCACTAAACTTCAGATAAATATTTTGTTTGATCCAGAACCTAAATGAAACCAATCTCATCTCACTGGAACAGCAACAGTCATCTCACCATCCTATTCGTTGCACACGATCATGCATGGCAGAAATTGGCCAATTAACCAAGAATTAACAGAGACATCACATTGGCATCACGACTCAGAGGGCTACAGAGAGATCCAAACCTTATCCTTCTCCTTGGAGAGAAGCACGAGCAGGTCCCGTTCCTTTCTATCCCGCCGCCGGGCGTACAGAAGTGCCCCAACCACAgcaaccgccgccgcagctgacCACACGGCGGGCCTCACCGATGGGCACCCGCAGGCGCTGTGCACGAGCACCCGCTCCTGGACCGCCCCGACACCGGTCGCCCAAGCGCGCCTCGCCGCCAAGCGGCACCTCTCCCACCTCGCCCACGCACCCCACAGCCActctccatcctcctcctcctcgccctcgtcctcttcctcctcctcctccacctccttcgccgccgccggcgccaccgcctcctcgggCTCCGCCTCCAGGCCCAGGCCTTCGTGGAGGCGCGGCGGGAAGATGGCGCAATCATCAAGCCCGCCGTCCACGTGGGCGACGGATGGGGACGTTGGGGTGATGAACTCCCAGGCATcgggggcgggcggcgaggaggaggccatggaggtgagggaggaggaggagagggagtgggTCAGCGTCTTGGGCTTGAGGAGGAGGTGTGGGTTCGGGGAGGGGAGCAGGAGCGGGTGGAGCACGGAGTACGGCGAGGCCGGGGCCGACACGGCGGCCACCGGCggggacggcagcggcggcggcggcgacggcgatgggaGCTCTAGCCTCTGGGGGCGGTCCATGGCTGCGACCGCGGGCGCTTCTGCGCTGCTGTTAAGTGGAGTTGATTTTTCGCTCGGCAATTTTGAGGTGGGGCCTTTGCTGATCTGGATGGGAGGGGAGGATCCTTCGTGGCTTCGTCCGGTGCttgggctgcggctgcggtCGATCACGTTCACCATTCAGAACTCCTCTGCACTACCCGAGCAAATGAGCAGAGAGTTTGTCGAGGCGAAACCCCGCGACCCCCTCCGCGGCCATGTTGCGCCGGACGCCGGTCGACACCGCATGGTGGGCTTGCGCTTGCCTGAGCTTGGACTGGGTTAGCGCATGGTGGCGGTGTCGGTGAGGCTGCTGTCCATATGTGCGTGTGCATGGTGGTGTGAGTCGCCTGTGAAAGCTTGGTCGTCGCCGATGGAAGCCTGTTTTCCTATTCCTACCTGTGaagacgacgacaacgacgacgcTTGCGGGCGCCGTTCCCTGTGGAGGTGTTGTTTTGCGACTCTCACACCATTCTCCATGGTTAGCCGGTGTAGTCTACGACTGTGGCAGCGGTCATCATGCAGCGAAAGCTTCGCGCCCGGAGCGCGGGGTGTCTCACCTTCGCATGGTCCGGTGAGGTCTTCGATTGCTCGGTGCCTCCTACCCTCTGCATCTCTCCATTATCGGTATACTTCTTGGACTTGCTAATACTGGTTGTTGCCTATCATCGTGGTTCAGCGAGTATCTCCCACCATCAGCGCTTTTCTTGTTAGTGGTACCATCAAATTTTATGCTAGATGGTGTTTCTACCTCTTCCACCATTCCTCTTCGAGGGTTCCTTCCCTCGAGCGGCGTTGGATGATGGTACGTGGAGCCTGGATGTCCTTTAAAAGGTGTTACCATTAGCTTCAAGGAAGATCGTTATGTCCAGTGGGCTCTGATCTGCGTGCCTATCGCCACCTTAAGTCCCCCTGGTGGTCCTCAATGAAGCGATGTAGCTACAAGAGGTGGTGTGGGTGTGCAACAGCCAGAGCGTCTCTGGCGAGTATGTTGTTCGGTGGCGGCTCTAATCAGCGATCGCTGGTCGTTCTTCAGCTAGTGTTATGGCTTGTCTCTAAATTGTATACGTGTTGTATTTCTCTTGTGGTGTCTTACTTTACTACTGCTTTGTTGCTGAAGATCAGTACATGCCCAAGATCCTTTAATGAAATTCAGGTAGGGATCCCCCGTTGACCCAGAGAGCTTGTCGGAATGGTGTGGAGTTGTGGATTGGATGCGATGTGCAGACAGTGAAATGCGATCTTGTTTTCATGTGCTATACTGCTATGTGAGCGCATGTTTTAGGCAGATACTTCAATTTAACGGTAGCCAAGCACGGTGTTCCACTTGTTTATCTTTTCTCCTTCCTTGTCTTGCTCCATCAGTGCTATCATAAATTGAGACTGATATATCGAGCAACACATCTGCTTCACACTATACAGAGACGCATAATGTAGCTGCATTTGTCACCGCAAGTGCGAAGTTTATATTCAGTGATATAAATGAGCATGAGTGCATGACCATACCAATCAGCATTCAGAGCAATGTTCAGAGAATAAGAAAGCAagcagaaaagttaaaatggCAGTTAGAATTCGATACTGGCAGAAGGCGAGGAGCATTTGGGCTGCAATTCTCTTTTCAATGTTTCTTCTTCGTGGTTTTCAGCCCACCAAAACCAAACACCGACAAGCCCAATATCTTTTACTCGTGGACCGCAACTGGTAAGCCCAATATTTTACTCGTGGATTGCCTATGACAGTCGCCATTTTGTCCCCCTAGGCCCATATCGGCCAAACTATCTCGTCGTCCCCCAACCAGTTTCCAGCCCAACCGCGCCCCTCAGCATGACAGCCAAGTCCCTCTAACCCCTGAACCAGAAGTTCCCAGCCCaccggtggcggcgcgcggcgagctcggcggcgcgACGCGGAGGCGCGCAGGACGCGTGGGGAGCGCGACCGGCGGGGCGTCGGTTGGCCGCGGCAGCGGTCCCATAACGGCAAGCTACAGTCCTCCGTGATCGGCGAGTCGTTCCGGAGGAACCCTAGCCTGGCcatggccgcggcggaggcacgGGCGCGGCAGGAGAAAGTGAGGAAGTTCGAGGAGTTCGTGGACCGGCGTCTGAAGCCCGACCTCGCCAACGCCATCAACCAGCGCGACAAGGTGTTCGGGCAGCAGAAGACCTTGTAAGCCCCGTTGAACTTTCTGTCCGTCGATTCCGATTGTCCATGGTTCTGTGGTGGGACATTTGGAGGTCGTATCTCGAGCAAATCATCGAAATTGTTGCTTGAGACATTTGGGACATGTGGTGCTTCCTGCTAATTTATTTTGACGCATTAGCTTTCTCTACTGCAACTTGTCTCTGATGATGGAGCTTTTTTGGATTCCGGCAGCTTGGATTTGAAGAGGAACATTGAAAATTTGGAGAAGAATGGGGTCACCAGCATGCGGTCCATGGTCAATCTTGGCTCGGAAGTGTACATGCAGGCAGAAGTGTAAGCATCGCCCCACTTTACCACTTCTTTCAACCAATGCTTACAATATTTACATTACCAAATCAAATAGAGTGAACTTTTCAATTGCAATATTCGGTACACGCTTAATATGAAAAAGGTGGGCGATATGACTTTGTTTCCAGCTGAATTCAGAAATAGTGCATACGATGACTGCCCTAGTGCCCTGGTCTTAGAAACGGTGTTTGGCTGTTTCATACATATGAATAGAAGACAGTGTATCAAGCAGATTAGTTTTACTTTTACCAAATTGTGGTCTTTGGTTGTAGGAGATAATACAGGAAGCAAACTTGGAAACTGCTCATCTTAATGTGCTCTCAtgctaatttttatttttaagttGAGTCTTGACTTCCGTTATCTAGCAGACTGTTAAATTAGTTTTGTTAAGTTGTAGTAGTTGAAGAAATTTAGTAAAGAACTCAATAAACCCTTTTCTCTTGAAACATGGGTGATAAAGTGTTTCAATATACGTCATATAACTGGTCGGTGTTGTGTGGTGATTTCTGCAGACCAGATACAAGGCACATTTTTGTGGATATTGGTCTAGGTTTTCATGTGGAATTTACTTGGCAAGAAGCTTTGCAGTTCATATCTGTAAGAGAGGCAAGGTTGGCTAGGTAAGCAAATTCTGGTGTTTGTCTGTTTGACTGTGATATATTTCTTCATTCTGTTAAGTGAGTTATCCGAATGGTAATTTATGACTGATATTTGTGAAAGATTCTGGTAATTTGCACTTTGTTGTTTAATACGGTGCTTAGCACAACATACTTTATAATTTGTTAATTCATCTAGTAGGATATGCAGATTTTAGCTCTAAagggaaaatgaaaaaaaatatggatgCTGATGTTAGATCATaacgaaaagaaaaaaaatgtggatgCAGATTTTGTTGGAGCTTTTCTTcatcaaacatcatttttagATCAGGAGTTCACTTATTTATCACAGGCTAATGTGCGTCATATAACAGAGCTGGTCATATTATGTTAGTAATGTACCTCTTACTTTCAGTTGTAtatatttcccaaatttggctcaTGTCACCAGTTTCACTATCTCATTTCTTATAATTCTAAACCACTGTCGTTCGCGTTTCAAACGCTGTATGATGCCCCCCTCTACTACTGCTAATGACCATATGTATTTCTGAAGATGCCTCAGATGAGTTCTATGTTTATTGGTATGGCAACAGAGACACTACTTTGCTGTTCTAAATTATAAAAGCACACCATCGCTTGTTTGTATGATCATTGTTAATGTTGGGATATTAGTAATCCCACATGCTCTGAGATCAGTCATC from Setaria italica strain Yugu1 chromosome II, Setaria_italica_v2.0, whole genome shotgun sequence encodes the following:
- the LOC101756156 gene encoding protein UXT homolog codes for the protein MAAAEARARQEKVRKFEEFVDRRLKPDLANAINQRDKVFGQQKTFLDLKRNIENLEKNGVTSMRSMVNLGSEVYMQAEVPDTRHIFVDIGLGFHVEFTWQEALQFISVREARLARQIDEYTHLIASIKAQIKLVCEGIRELLQLPSEKELSPRNTW
- the LOC111256244 gene encoding uncharacterized protein LOC111256244, with the translated sequence MALRRWKPFLDAFPLIDTAIEAADADGLLSRGEIRSARSRIIEMLCDAADDDDKAEALCALLDEAMAGSLGTLRAVPVERIALASGDGLVGAVVALTRDHASERVRGLARDVVRGWRAGAVAEFARARAEFARAKADMDVLDGLPSTPPPPPQDDKAPGAGSDAKTKKIPAEQRRPRKTAVVSSCRVSKAESYGTLPKKRAPVVSTSTAKPSSANTGAPAVVPARPKKTPPVVISLATEERKMEATKRKLQERYQEAEDAKRRRTIQVIKPPLEPSGQRQRNEHPALRARGPASCAAERRFMTRV
- the LOC101755348 gene encoding wiskott-Aldrich syndrome protein family member 1 — translated: MDRPQRLELPSPSPPPPLPSPPVAAVSAPASPYSVLHPLLLPSPNPHLLLKPKTLTHSLSSSSLTSMASSSPPAPDAWEFITPTSPSVAHVDGGLDDCAIFPPRLHEGLGLEAEPEEAVAPAAAKEVEEEEEEDEGEEEEDGEWLWGAWARWERCRLAARRAWATGVGAVQERVLVHSACGCPSVRPAVWSAAAAVAVVGALLYARRRDRKERDLLVLLSKEKDKRIAQLLHQIALMSDIRSGSEAVKIIRNS
- the LOC101754945 gene encoding vesicle transport protein GOT1, which gives rise to MVSFEMNDRKKIGLGLTGFGVLFSFLGIIMLFDKGFLAMGNILFVSGVLLTIGLKPTVQFFTKPKNHKGSISFGFGFFLVLIGWPALGMMVESYGFIMLFSGFWPTAAVYLQKSPSFGWIFHHPFLTSLITRFRGRRVPV